The proteins below come from a single Oryzias latipes chromosome 14, ASM223467v1 genomic window:
- the gab3 gene encoding GRB2-associated-binding protein 3 — MSAGDVVCTGWLIKSPPEKKLKRFAWRKRWFVLRRGRMSGNPDVLEYYQSKNSKKPIRTIDLKECEVEMPDGQLRIKRDFHGKHLFVVKTSSRIFYLLAKTEEEMHIWIKNIDQICHFRSLEEAESSEEGSLLTPISIQPSPDSSDRASVASQPESSPPQDYLFLSQCKTGSVSINGCDSFSNSDISLEQKSLDDTIRDLWTESSSSSISHLSQSPCGHRRVPNSPFSAPCSFSVLPSPTSSPLRPCITDVFQFDRPFSSTSFEAAGDLQTPPPLPPKPCHLSEQQSDGGAPRLRTTSLQQFPGNIPLFCRRTSLSSLDHLRMGNVEKRFFRDRRQSVNLPCLSDTHVQSYQDESYVPMNSPSAPTTECDGYIPMSPRTLSFLGANCSVESSPSLSSLTCQPAEFVPPPVHRHLKPRPRKVRPPPLDLTGLSTITECPTHLPLSRTKTQPCFSVNHSSFDYRLENGETSRDEPVNRSAMESRQSFCLPFDGASQFCMSSPSRLDYLSLDFNSATPSPVQKKPFLSDEYRVDYVQVDEKKTQALQNTKMEWTDNRLSKT, encoded by the exons ATGAGTGCCGGGGATGTGGTCTGCACCGGCTGGCTCATTAAATCCCCCCCGGAGAAAAAGCTGAAGAGATTT gCATGGCGAAAGCGCTGGTTTGTGCTCCGAAGAGGTCGCATGAGTGGCAATCCCGATGTGCTGGAATACTACCAAAGCAAGAACTCCAAAAAGCCGATCCGGACCATCGACCTGAAGGAGTGTGAGGTGGAGATGCCAGACGGGCAGCTGCGGATCAAGAGGGACTTCCACGGGAAGCACCTGTTCGTGGTGAAAACCTCATCACGGATTTTTTACCTGCTCGCCAAAACAGAGGAGGAGATGCACATCTGGATCAAAAACATTGACCAGATTTGCCATTTCAGGAGCCTGGAGGAGGCAG AGAGCTCAGAAGAAGGATCTCTGCTCACCCCCATCTCCATTCAGCCATCACCCGACAGCTCTGACAGAGCATCCGTAGCGAGCCAGCCTGAGTCCAGCCCTCCGCAGGACTACCTCTTCCTCTCACAGTGCAAGACAGGAAGTGTGAGCATCAACGG ATGTGACAGCTTCTCAAACTCAGACATTTCCCTGGAGCAGAAGTCGTTGGACGACACTATCAGAGATCTGTGGACTgaatcctcctcttcctccatctcCCACCTGAGCCAGTCTCCTTGTGGCCACAGGAGAGTGCCCAACTCCCCCTTCAGTGCTCCCTGCTCCTTCTCAGTGCTCCCGTCCCCTACTTCGTCCCCGTTACGTCCTTGCATCACAGATGTCTTCCAGTTTGACAGACCCTTTTCTTCCACCTCATTTGAGGCAGCAGGAGATTTGCAGACACCTCCACCGCTGCCCCCCAAACCATGTCACCTGTCGGAGCAGCAGAGTGATGGAGGCGCTCCAAGGTTGAGGACAACCAGCCTCCAACAGTTCCCGGGCAACATTCCCTTGTTTTGCAGACGGACTTCCCTGTCAAGCTTGGACCATTTAAGAATGG GCAATGTGGAGAAGAGATTCTTCAGAGACAGAAGGCAAAGTGTTAATCTG CCTTGTCTGAGCGACACACATGTTCAAAGCTACCAGGATGAGTCATATGTCCCCATGAATTCCCCTTCTGCTCCAACTACTGAATGTGATGGTTACATCCCCATGAGCCCAAGGACACTCAGCTTCCTTGGTGCAAACTGCAGTGTGGAGTCTTCCCCTTCTCTCAGTTCCCTCACATGTCAGCCGGCAGAGTTTGTTCCACCTCCAGTTCACCGGCACCTCAAGCCCCGCCCCAGGAAAG TTCGACCTCCACCCCTGGACCTAACAGGCCTGTCTACAATCACAGAATGTCCGACTCATCTTCCCCTCAGCAGAACAAAGACCCAGCCATG CTTTTCGGTGAATCACTCGTCGTTTGACTACAGACTTGAAAACGGGGAAACTTCAAGAGATGAGCCGGTGAACCGCTCTGCAATG GAATCAAGGCAATCGTTCTGCCTCCCCTTTGATGGAGCAAGTCAATTCTGCATGAGTTCACCCTCTCGACTTGATTACCTGTCACTGGACTTTAATTCTGCAACTCCTTCACCTGTGCAGAAG AAGCCATTTCTATCTGATGAATACCGAGTGGACTACGTTCAGGTGGACGAGAAGAAGACCCAGGCTCTTCAAAACACCAAGATGGAATGGACAGATAACCGGCTTTCAAAAACATGA
- the LOC101174368 gene encoding APC membrane recruitment protein 1 — translation MAHCKVEEQQCDAQDSPPVADVHSRCLITEDVQSDPINTTVKSQKTGRFRRTALTFFGVRKGICILPSFFGGRSKNQNKWHSKKGISKSKTHDGLSNISHTDHLGSVCALTEASEYHSQRETAAELQSSCHNECSHSADQQKSLTLGRHKRGLRTLFQSFKQSRGQRNAGLDTTEMIAISFPQSGREGPAVQVSRPVTECLGSEPDVPDFTDVMKCDISIGPECSSADVMRLENSAEKERPKSEHGGQEQHDLLEEAAAVAGASTTHQETLIDSSAPCVEPQMGSPSALKSEIPHGSSDGLNLFEDVSSLKSFDSLTGCGDITADQEDDSITDSTVSGERSRNGGKRASCYLTYQGGGEEMASPEDFDETCLQEFWGNNDAICCTCNPDQTDTNELTSSHNLDSLNSSSAQQAVGIVVSSTADALTPQSEHQESFPNSDEGYYDSTTPGPQEGQEEGDGLRAGRLPRDSYSGDALYELFAPDESLISPHYENKSPHPNSKSSTFLSEPEDEMDAAFVPEMNRLLIGAELYAESFLERPGTCSKSLELTQKVESRQEIRGNQNTNAHSKQVSINMKDAAVGIFGDTGKVLTPTEKRTISTNADCSVAFGSSSHPDYETFCRPKEEHLEENKPVALPYKNKSSSAEESTTFLDDGQTVCFSQALEDYTKHTQILGNNADDLDRNSAFTPNMEALPTIVTFDVVDMHNEGEYDEQMRMDLEEDISSPYQEFEESYLQKDGFAECDYQMFDLYEHNLISNAWAVASLPRQHGVIGVSQSVPHTLTHDKRSRSLDTEGPNVCTDTRAAVAYSSQLEEDSSSLPYSKKNIVMSSSEAGNGKGIMSSSWHPRTDEDVTVKVQSLSSHHSSSGDFFDLKPHHLCTTVSDDTSCDFMSHNPDSSGRQRHFPVLSDSCGPQGTLVYAGMTEQELADLGDRVFCNTAHMKSFTQSSKGRAEGASLPQSPLKGALCKDKTSVLCESQAM, via the coding sequence ATGGCTCACTGCAAGGTAGAGGAGCAACAATGTGACGCCCAAGATAGTCCTCCGGTCGCTGATGTGCATTCCCGCTGTCTCATCACAGAAGACGTTCAGTCTGATCCGATAAATACAACAGTCAAATCTCAGAAAACTGGGAGATTCAGGAGGACCGCTTTGACGTTTTTTGGAGTTCGCAAAGGTATCTGTATTTTACCGAGCTTTTTTGGTGGGCgaagtaaaaatcaaaacaaatggcACTCAAAGAAAGGAATTAgcaaaagcaaaacccatgATGGGTTGAGTAACATCAGCCACACAGACCATCTGGGAAGTGTGTGCGCCTTGACTGAGGCTTCAGAGTATCACAGTCAAAGGGAAActgctgcagagctccaaagCAGCTGTCACAACGAATGTAGTCACTCTGCTGATCAGCAGAAATCACTGACACTCGGTCGACACAAAAGGGGTTTGAGAACTCTCTTTCAGAGTTTTAAGCAAAGCAGAGGTCAGAGAAATGCCGGCTTGGATACAACAGAGATGATTGCAATATCCTTTCCTCAGTCTGGGAGGGAGGGGCCTGCTGTCCAAGTCAGCCGGCCTGTCACTGAGTGCCTGGGATCTGAACCTGATGTGCCTGATTTCACAGATGTCATGAAATGTGACATTTCCATTGGTCCTGAATGTAGCAGTGCTGATGTGATGCGATTGGAGAACAGCGCAGAGAAAGAAAGACCAAAGTCTGAGCACGGCGGTCAGGAGCAGCATGATCTGCTTGAGGAAGCTGCTGCGGTGGCTGGAGCTTCCACTACTCACCAAGAGACCCTGATAGATTCTAGTGCACCATGTGTGGAGCCTCAGATGGGGTCTCCGTCTGCATTGAAGTCGGAAATTCCTCACGGCTCCTCAGATGGGCTTAACCTGTTCGAAGATGTTTCATCGTTGAAGAGCTTTGATTCGCTGACTGGCTGTGGGGATATCACTGCAGATCAAGAGGACGACAGCATCACAGACAGCACGGTGTCTGGAGAACGGAGCAGGAACGGAGGGAAGAGGGCTTCCTGTTACCTTACTTACCAAGGTGGTGGAGAAGAAATGGCCTCACCTGAGGATTTTGATGAAACGTGCCTTCAGGAGTTTTGGGGAAACAATGACGCAATCTGCTGCACTTGTAATCCAGACCAGACGGACACAAATGAGTTGACAAGTTCTCACAATTTGGACTCATTGAACAGTAGCAGTGCTCAGCAGGCTGTTGGTATAGTTGTTTCCTCAACTGCAGATGCTCTAACTCCCCAAAGTGAACATCAGGAGTCATTTCCAAATAGCGATGAGGGTTACTATGACTCAACGACCCCTGGACCACAGGAAGGACAGGAAGAAGGTGACGGGTTAAGAGCTGGCAGATTACCCAGGGACAGTTACAGCGGAGATGCACTCTATGAACTTTTTGCGCCTGATGAGAGTCTGATCAGTCCTCATTATGAGAACAAATCACCTCATCCCAATTCCAAATCAAGCACCTTTTTGTCTGAGCCAGAGGATGAGATGGATGCTGCTTTTGTTCCAGAAATGAATCGCTTGCTAATAGGTGCCGAACTATACGCAGAGAGTTTTCTAGAGAGGCCGGGCACGTGCAGTAAGTCCTTGGAGTTGACACAGAAAGTGGAAAGTCGACAGGAAATCAGAGGGAATCAAAACACTAATGCACATTCAAAACAAGTATCGATAAACATGAAAGATGCTGCAGTAGGCATTTTTGGTGACACTGGAAAAGTGCTCACTCCAACCGAAAAGAGAACAATATCCACAAATGCTGACTGCAGCGTAGCATTTGGAAGCTCATCTCATCCAGATTATGAAACCTTTTGCAGACCTAAAGAGGAACATCTTGAAGAAAACAAGCCTGTGGCTTTaccatacaaaaacaaaagttcctCTGCTGAAGAGAGCACCACCTTCCTGGATGATGGGCAGACAGTGTGTTTCTCACAAGCACTTGAAGATTACACCAAACACACTCAAATCCTCGGCAACAATGCGGATGATCTGGACAGGAATTCTGCTTTCACTCCAAACATGGAGGCCTTACCCACCATAGTGACGTTTGACGTGGTTGATATGCACAACGAGGGTGAATATGATGAGCAGATGCGCATGGACTTAGAAGAGGACATCTCCTCACCCTATCAGGAGTTTGAGGAAAGCTACCTTCAGAAAGATGGGTTTGCTGAATGTGATTATCAGATGTTTGATTTGTATGAACACAACCTGATCAGTAACGCGTGGGCTGTTGCCAGTCTCCCCCGGCAACATGGCGTTATAGGAGTCAGCCAGTCCGTGCCTCACACATTAACCCATGATAAGAGGAGCAGGTCTCTGGATACCGAAGGTCCTAATGTATGCACAGACACCAGGGCGGCTGTTGCTTATTCCTCTCAACTGGAAGAGGACTCAAGCTCTTTACCATACAGCAAAAAGAACATAGTTATGTCGTCCTCAGAAGCTGGAAACGGTAAAGGAATAATGTCTTCGTCGTGGCATCCCAGGACAGATGAAGACGTCACTGTAAAAGTCCAAAGTCTAAGTTCTCATCACTCCTCCAGCGGGGACTTCTTTGACCTTAAACCGCATCATCTTTGCACTACTGTGTCAGACGACACTAGCTGTGATTTCATGTCCCACAATCCAGATTCAAGCGGCAGACAGCGTCACTTCCCTGTGCTGTCAGACTCCTGTGGACCTCAGGGCACCCTGGTTTATGCTGGAATGACAGAGCAGGAGCTTGCCGATCTTGGTGATCGTGTTTTCTGTAACACTGCTCATATGAAATCCTTTACCCAGAGCAGTAAAGGCCGAGCAGAAGGTGCGAGCCTTCCTCAGAGTCCTCTGAAGGGAGCTTTGTGTAAAGATAAAACATCCGTCCTCTGTGAAAGTCAAGCGATGTAG
- the zc3h12b gene encoding probable ribonuclease ZC3H12B, which produces MTAWSTVEKLKMEKRPCREENIDSSEAQHATEESEDGSSSESESEEQKPQRVQANSSSCKRREPLAVTKPHRQLCRSPCLDRPSFSQSSTVQDFREDDTSTASGVKPVSEREYQTKIEFALKLGYSGEQVESVLSKLGAAALINDVLAELVRLGNKVEPETQPCSSTAAPVSWPPCVKETVSPEVSVEEDSVDTYDNLRPIVIDGSNVAMSHGNKEVFSCRGIQLAVEWFRDKGHKDITVFVPAWRKEQSRPDSLITDQEILRKLEKEKILVFTPSRRVQGRRVVCYDDRFIVKLAYDSDGIIVSNDNYRDLQNEKPEWKKFIEERLLMYSFVNDKFMPPDDPLGRHGPSLENFLRKRPVVPEHKKQPCPYGKKCTYGHKCKYYHPERVNQPLRSVADELRAFAKLSAVKTMSEGALVKCGTGAATVKGDSSSEAKRVAPKRQSDPSIRSVACEPPEALSIVRKSETNSVPSLVSALSVPTMQPAKSHAAGALNTRSASSPVPGSLQFSHSSLEHMSSVQYPPILVTNSHGASITYSEPFPKYDSVSDHGYYSLHSDFSNMSMSSMHNVDSFCSMEHEHVYQRNPSHCPESCLSHSNSDSFSSYGDMYPSSMDSSLEESMKGSQQAPAQARMQAFSHGFRHEALTRVQSYGPEEPKQCSRKQSGAHLAPHIQHAAVGARSSCPGDYPLTQNCLPPLSSQPTRSLGMTRMDSISDSRLYDSNPMRQRRPPLCREQHASWDPLPCGNESFGYHSYPLSNSLMPCCERVMVRSMPDKMEQIWSSPWETPSAAEHQEQHAVPDHQYQTYRNLCNIFPAYIVHAVMEKNPHLTDPQQLAAVIVTKLRSNH; this is translated from the exons ATGACAGCATGGTCCACGGTGGAGAAGCTCAAAATGGAAAAACGCCCATGCAGGGAAGAGAACATTGACTCAAGTGAGGCCCAGCATGCCACTGAGGAGTCGGAGGATGGAAGCAGCTCCGAAAGTGAATCCGAAGAGCAGAAACCGCAGAGAGTTCAGGCAAACAGCAGTAGCTGTAAAAGAAGGGAACCGCTGGCTGTCACCAAACCTCACCGTCAGCTCTGTCGCTCTCCATGCCTCGACCGGCCTAGTTTCTCCCAGAGTAGCACTGTCCAAGACTTCCGTGAGGACGACACCAGCACAGCATCAGGGGTTAAACCTGTGAGTGAAAGAGAGTACCAGACCAAGATCGAGTTTGCGTTGAAGCTTGGCTATTCTGGAGAGCAAGTGGAGTCGGTGCTCAGTAAGTTAGGAGCTGCGGCACTCATTAATGATGTTCTTGCTGAATTGGTGCGACTTGGAAACAAAGTGGAGCCTGAAACTCAGCCTTGCAGCAGCACAGCTGCTCCTGTATCATGGCCCCCGTGTGTTAAAGAGACTGTTAGTCCAGAAGTTTCAGTGGAAGAAGATTCTGTGGATACCTATGATAACCTCAGGCCCATCGTCATTGACGGCTCAAACGTTGCCATGAG CCATGGAAACAAAGAGGTATTCTCTTGTCGTGGTATCCAGCTTGCTGTTGAATGGTTTCGGGATAAAGGACACAAAGACATCACTGTGTTCGTTCCAGCCTGGAGGAAGGAGCAGTCAAGACCCGATTCTCTTATCACAG ATCAAGAAATACTACGCAAGCTGGAGAAAGAGAAGATTCTGGTTTTCACCCCATCTCGAAGAGTTCAGGGCAGGAGGGTGGTGTGCTATGATGATCGCTTCATAGTGAAGCTGGCTTATGATTCTGATGGAATTATTGTGTCAAACGACAACTACAGAGACCTGCAAAACGAGAAACCAGAGTGGAAAAAGTTTATTGAAGAGCGTCTCCTCATGTATTCATTTGTCAATGACAA GTTTATGCCACCAGATGATCCACTGGGAAGACATGGTCCAAGCTTAGAAAACTTTCTCCGCAAGCGACCCGTTGTTCCAgagcacaaaaaacaacctTGTCCCTATG gaaaaaaatgcacatatgGACACAAATGTAAATACTATCATCCAGAACGTGTTAACCAACCTTTGCGGTCTGTGGCGGATGAACTGCGAGCCTTTGCCAAATTATCTGCTGTGAAGACGATGAGCGAAGGAGCTTTAGTGAAATGCGGTACCGGTGCAGCAACTGTAAAGGGGGACAGCAGCTCTGAAGCCAAACGCGTGGCCCCTAAACGCCAGTCTGATCCCAGCATTCGCTCAGTGGCCTGTGAACCTCCGGAGGCACTCTCCATTGTAAGGAAGTCCGAGACAAATTCAGTGCCTTCCCTCGTGTCTGCCCTCAGTGTGCCCACCATGCAGCCTGCCAAGAGCCACGCAGCCGGGGCCTTGAACACACGATCAGCCAGCAGCCCAGTTCCTGGTTCTCTGCAGTTTTCCCACAGTTCTCTGGAGCACATGTCCAGCGTGCAATATCCCCCTATTTTAGTCACAAATAGTCACGGCGCCTCCATCACGTACAGTGAACCGTTCCCAAAGTACGACTCGGTCAGCGATCACGGATATTATTCACTCCACAGTGATTTTTCAAACATGAGCATGAGCAGCATGCACAATGTGGACAGTTTCTGTAGCATGGAGCACGAGCATGTGTATCAGAGAAACCCCAGCCACTGCCCCGAGTCCTGCCTAAGCCATTCCAACAGCGACTCCTTCTCCTCTTATGGGGACATGTACCCCAGCTCTATGGACAGCAGTCTGGAGGAAAGCATGAAGGGGTCACAGCAGGCTCCTGCACAGGCAAGGATGCAAGCCTTCTCCCACGGGTTTCGCCACGAAGCACTGACTAGAGTTCAGAGTTATGGACCGGAGGAGCCCAAGCAGTGCTCCCGGAAGCAGTCTGGAGCACATCTAGCCCCACACATCCAGCACGCTGCAGTGGGCGCCCGGTCCAGCTGTCCCGGAGACTACCCACTTACCCAGAATTGTCTCCCACCTTTGTCCTCGCAGCCCACGCGCTCACTAGGTATGACTCGAATGGACAGTATTTCTGACTCAAGGCTATATGACAGTAACCCAATGAGGCAGAGGCGACCTCCACTGTGCCGCGAGCAGCATGCAAGCTGGGACCCTCTGCCTTGTGGTAACGAGTCCTTTGGATATCACTCATATCCACTTAGTAACAGCCTGATGCCTTGCTGCGAGCGCGTGATGGTTCGCAGCATGCCAGACAAGATGGAACAAATTTGGAGCTCGCCATGGGAGACCCCATCTGCAGCTGAGCACCAGGAGCAGCACGCCGTCCCGGACCACCAGTACCAGACATACAGGAACCTGTGCAACATCTTTCCTGCTTACATCGTCCACGCCGTCATGGAGAAAAACCCACATTTAACGGATCCTCAACAGCTTGCTGCAGTCATTGTCACAAAACTGAGGTCCAACCACTGA